A part of Armatimonadota bacterium genomic DNA contains:
- a CDS encoding fibronectin type III domain-containing protein, translating to MTVRFAPARNLLIAILAMTALVACSSTLAAPTPGAEFKLPNAVGPTRYNQQYTDICAGNGVYLAVWHDQRSGADFDVYGILLDVNGNPIGEESFLISKMTGGASAPNDQLYPGVGFNGTNFLVAWADKRAANVIPRIYASRVTPSGEVLDLNGIALPTAVTPTDQTAPQIASNGTDWMVVWQEKSSSGSDDIWGTVVSAAGTVGTRTAISNRTDNEQWPGIAWNGTNYLVVWQDYRNSESTGTDIYGVRLTSAGAKVAGSEKIISTAAGSTSAGAAGAQSVPSVAAVASSIWLIVWQDARGANSDIYCARMSSSGTVSDLGGVAVSTAANDQEEPRVTWDGTYFLAAWRDKNASYGIRASRITTNAAVLDPGGIAVINSAAGPYGPAVSGRDGVSLVAWYSLDISDSDIFGASVNSSGQVGALKTLSLSTQDQPTFDAAYDGTNYVVTWADRRSGVYRVYAARVSPAGVILDPDGVLVSATYTGSQTEPTIAWDGTQFLVAWTELGAVFTDIKGMRLSPTLARLDATPLNICNIDLDQKSPTVAWNGANFLVAWVDYRGAVAPDYFSDIRGARVSPAGVVTAIGTAISGAADHQFAPSAASCGGNWLVAWEDYRTNSSPVVYCTRVTGAGSVQDVAGIVVPSYPYWQVQPRVTTDGTNYFIVWSDKRDGWSNDNIYGVRMSTSVVRLDPADLLICGATSSQTSPSAAWNGQKYLVAWQDSRTSSISSSDIYLKQVTSAGAVDPTDALISGGTHAEMNPKVIAPGPGAAAFFYSNFISGTYRTVGRTLVEAPPVPIVSDDGAITTSSSSLHATWHVGGREAEVLEYRYTIGTTPGASDVVPWASAGTNTGITHTGLSLVDGQTYYFAVQSRVSADPWSGSGVSDGIMVDASAPTTPVVTDDGQYTSSLDSLHATWTSSDPQTGVAQYQYAIGTSSGGTDVIGWTSAGTNSSVTRTGLTLSEGATYFISVKALNGAGLWSIVGSSNGITVEASAPTTPAVTDDGEYTSSQDTLHATWASSDPHSGIAEYQYAIGTTAGATDVAGWTSTGTTAGATKAGLSLSDGTTYFFSVKAKNGADMWSTVGSSDGITVDASAPTTPTVTDDGDFTLPDMLHASWSAEDPHSGIAEYQYAIGTTAGGNDIVDWTSAGADTEVTKTGLSLSQGVQYFVSVKALNGAGLCSDAGSSDGISVAADAGTSLQAKALADGAGLILSHKVVTAGADNLPNLGGALFYIEEADRTSGIKVMSDEPINAGSIIDVAGEIELVDGERQITASAVKVVSTGNQLPRPFNMRGRAIGGVDFNEHTPGVYNGEGPNNLGLYIMTWGKVTYTGGEGDDFFYANPGTFLRDGSGYVGVKIRCRPELKPTVGSTVIVTGISSCEPLDENSIRRVLATQVLEYSQ from the coding sequence ATGACTGTCAGATTTGCACCGGCAAGAAACCTGCTCATTGCCATACTGGCGATGACTGCGCTGGTAGCGTGCAGCAGCACCCTGGCGGCACCGACTCCCGGCGCCGAGTTCAAGCTGCCCAACGCGGTCGGCCCGACTCGGTACAATCAGCAGTACACGGACATCTGCGCCGGAAACGGGGTGTATCTGGCGGTCTGGCACGACCAGCGGTCAGGCGCCGACTTCGACGTCTACGGGATCCTGCTGGACGTGAACGGCAACCCGATCGGCGAGGAGTCTTTCCTGATCTCGAAGATGACGGGAGGCGCATCTGCCCCAAATGATCAGTTATACCCGGGGGTCGGGTTCAACGGGACCAACTTCCTGGTAGCGTGGGCAGATAAACGTGCCGCCAACGTCATTCCCCGCATCTACGCGTCCAGAGTCACCCCATCCGGCGAAGTCCTCGACCTCAATGGGATCGCACTGCCGACAGCTGTTACACCCACGGATCAGACTGCGCCGCAGATCGCATCGAACGGCACGGACTGGATGGTCGTGTGGCAGGAGAAGAGCTCCAGCGGCAGTGACGACATATGGGGCACCGTCGTATCCGCGGCAGGCACCGTGGGTACAAGGACTGCCATATCAAACCGCACGGACAACGAACAGTGGCCGGGCATCGCTTGGAACGGCACGAACTACCTTGTGGTATGGCAGGACTACCGAAACTCCGAGTCCACCGGCACGGATATCTACGGCGTCAGGCTCACCAGCGCAGGCGCGAAGGTGGCAGGCTCGGAGAAGATCATCTCGACCGCCGCAGGCTCTACATCGGCAGGGGCCGCAGGGGCTCAGAGCGTGCCCTCCGTCGCCGCGGTAGCGTCGAGCATCTGGCTCATAGTCTGGCAGGACGCTCGCGGCGCCAACTCAGACATCTACTGTGCCCGCATGAGCAGCAGCGGGACCGTATCGGATCTCGGCGGAGTGGCGGTATCCACGGCCGCCAACGATCAGGAGGAGCCAAGAGTGACCTGGGACGGCACGTACTTCCTAGCGGCATGGAGGGACAAGAACGCCTCGTACGGCATCCGGGCCTCCAGAATCACCACGAACGCTGCGGTGCTCGATCCGGGCGGCATAGCCGTGATAAACAGCGCCGCCGGACCGTATGGGCCGGCAGTTTCAGGGCGCGACGGCGTCAGCCTGGTGGCCTGGTACTCCCTGGACATTTCCGATTCGGACATCTTCGGCGCGTCGGTCAACTCCTCCGGCCAGGTGGGTGCGCTGAAGACCCTGTCGCTCTCTACTCAAGACCAGCCGACCTTCGACGCCGCCTACGACGGCACAAACTACGTCGTTACATGGGCCGACCGCAGATCCGGAGTCTACAGAGTCTACGCGGCACGGGTATCTCCGGCCGGAGTCATCCTAGATCCGGACGGCGTGCTTGTCAGCGCCACGTACACCGGCAGCCAGACCGAGCCGACGATCGCATGGGACGGCACGCAGTTCCTAGTAGCATGGACTGAACTCGGCGCCGTGTTCACGGACATCAAGGGCATGCGGCTATCCCCTACCCTCGCGCGCCTCGATGCCACGCCGCTGAACATCTGCAACATCGATCTGGACCAGAAATCGCCGACGGTCGCTTGGAACGGCGCGAACTTCCTCGTAGCGTGGGTGGATTATCGCGGCGCGGTCGCCCCGGACTACTTCTCCGACATCCGCGGGGCCAGGGTCTCGCCCGCCGGCGTAGTCACCGCGATCGGAACGGCGATATCGGGAGCGGCAGACCACCAGTTCGCTCCTTCGGCGGCCTCATGCGGCGGGAACTGGCTGGTCGCGTGGGAGGACTATCGAACCAACAGTTCACCGGTGGTGTACTGCACAAGGGTGACCGGCGCGGGGAGCGTACAGGATGTCGCGGGCATAGTCGTTCCCTCGTATCCCTACTGGCAAGTTCAGCCTAGGGTCACCACCGACGGCACGAACTACTTCATCGTATGGTCCGACAAGCGCGACGGCTGGTCGAACGACAACATCTACGGCGTGCGCATGTCCACATCGGTTGTACGGCTCGATCCCGCTGACCTCCTGATCTGCGGCGCGACCTCATCACAGACAAGCCCCTCCGCCGCCTGGAACGGGCAGAAGTACCTCGTCGCCTGGCAAGACAGCCGCACGAGTTCGATCTCATCGAGCGACATATATCTGAAGCAGGTCACATCCGCCGGAGCGGTTGATCCTACGGACGCACTGATCTCCGGGGGAACCCACGCGGAGATGAACCCGAAAGTCATCGCGCCGGGGCCGGGTGCGGCGGCCTTCTTCTACAGCAACTTCATCTCGGGAACTTACCGGACTGTCGGTCGAACACTCGTCGAGGCACCGCCGGTGCCGATCGTCAGCGACGACGGCGCGATCACGACAAGTTCCTCGTCGCTGCATGCCACATGGCACGTGGGCGGCAGGGAAGCTGAGGTGCTGGAATACCGATACACGATCGGCACGACGCCGGGCGCTTCTGACGTCGTACCGTGGGCCTCGGCGGGCACCAACACCGGAATCACGCACACTGGACTCTCTCTCGTTGACGGCCAGACCTACTACTTCGCGGTCCAGAGCCGGGTCTCCGCAGATCCGTGGAGCGGCTCGGGCGTCAGCGACGGAATCATGGTAGACGCGTCCGCGCCGACGACCCCGGTCGTCACCGACGACGGGCAGTACACGTCCAGCCTCGACTCCCTCCACGCGACGTGGACATCGTCCGACCCGCAAACCGGCGTCGCGCAGTATCAGTATGCAATCGGCACGTCCTCCGGCGGGACCGATGTCATCGGCTGGACATCGGCTGGCACGAATAGCTCAGTGACGAGGACGGGGCTCACACTATCGGAGGGCGCGACTTATTTCATAAGCGTGAAGGCCCTCAACGGCGCCGGGCTCTGGAGTATCGTCGGATCGAGCAACGGCATCACCGTCGAGGCGTCCGCGCCGACCACGCCGGCCGTTACCGACGACGGCGAGTACACTTCGAGCCAGGATACTCTTCACGCGACATGGGCGTCTTCCGATCCGCACTCGGGCATCGCGGAGTATCAGTATGCCATCGGCACGACCGCTGGCGCGACGGACGTAGCAGGCTGGACCTCGACGGGAACGACTGCCGGGGCAACGAAGGCCGGGCTTTCGCTGAGCGATGGCACGACCTACTTCTTCTCGGTGAAGGCAAAGAACGGCGCCGACATGTGGAGCACCGTGGGAAGCAGCGATGGCATCACGGTGGACGCGAGCGCCCCGACCACTCCGACCGTAACAGACGACGGCGATTTCACACTCCCCGATATGCTGCACGCCTCGTGGAGCGCCGAGGACCCGCATTCCGGAATCGCGGAGTATCAGTATGCCATCGGCACGACCGCAGGCGGCAACGACATCGTGGATTGGACATCGGCGGGCGCGGATACTGAGGTCACCAAGACCGGGCTCTCGCTCTCTCAGGGAGTTCAGTACTTCGTCAGCGTGAAGGCGCTGAACGGCGCGGGCCTCTGCAGCGACGCGGGTTCGAGCGACGGCATATCAGTCGCCGCCGACGCGGGAACGAGCCTTCAGGCAAAGGCCCTCGCAGACGGTGCAGGGCTGATCCTGAGCCACAAGGTAGTCACCGCAGGCGCGGATAACCTGCCGAACCTGGGCGGCGCCCTCTTCTACATCGAGGAGGCCGACCGGACATCGGGCATCAAGGTCATGAGCGACGAGCCGATCAATGCCGGGAGCATCATTGACGTCGCGGGCGAGATCGAACTCGTGGACGGCGAACGGCAGATCACGGC
- a CDS encoding PEP-CTERM sorting domain-containing protein yields the protein MKLTLSLIIALAVIALCSTSAFAVGPFSMTYGPGAAPGTWIYTLINNDAPGGDVIPLYLDIYWDPAVASDYFTVVGAPAGWVVNPAYDFPAFDAVGNDPGPGEKLKGFEIAAPTPALFFTAYYSVLGEEQTPYDGVAVPEPGSMMALLGGVASLGAMIRRRRA from the coding sequence ATGAAACTGACATTGAGCCTGATCATAGCCCTGGCTGTGATCGCCCTCTGCAGCACATCCGCTTTTGCCGTGGGTCCCTTCTCGATGACCTACGGTCCCGGTGCCGCGCCCGGCACGTGGATATACACGCTCATCAACAACGACGCACCCGGAGGAGACGTGATCCCTCTGTATCTCGACATCTACTGGGATCCGGCGGTCGCGAGCGACTACTTCACGGTTGTCGGCGCGCCGGCCGGCTGGGTTGTCAACCCCGCCTATGACTTCCCCGCGTTCGATGCCGTAGGGAACGATCCCGGCCCGGGCGAGAAGCTCAAAGGTTTTGAGATCGCCGCGCCGACGCCGGCCCTCTTCTTCACCGCCTACTACAGCGTGCTTGGTGAGGAGCAGACTCCGTATGACGGCGTAGCCGTACCGGAACCCGGCTCGATGATGGCCCTGCTCGGCGGAGTCGCTTCGCTCGGTGCGATGATCAGACGGCGCAGAGCGTGA